TTGCGTCCGCAATGTATTCTCTGACCGATGCCGTACCAATCAGCACTTCCACCGCCGGAAGGCGGCCGGGACCATCAGAGCGTCCGAGCAGCCGTTGGCAAATTACTGACTGCAGAGTCCCTGCCAACAGAAGACGAATCTGCTGATGCTGATGCGGCGGGAAGAACGATATTATTCTCGAGATAGTCTCGACAGCATTCAGTGTATGCAGAGTCGTCAGAACCAGGTGCCCAGTGTCCGCCGCTGCAAGCGCGGTTGCCATCGTGTCCTGGTCTCGAATCTCACCGATCATGATGACATCGGGATCCTGACGGAATGCGTGTCGCAGTGCAGATGCAAATGATGGCGTGTCGCCACCGACTTCACGCTGCGAGATAATGCACTGGTTATCTCGGAAAATAAACTCGATGGGATCTTCGATAGTGAGGACATTCTCGCTCCTCGTATCGTTGATATGCTCGATCATCGACGCAAGCGTTGTCGATTTCCCTGACCCGGTAGTCCCGGTGACGATAACCAACCCGCGGCGCGCCTCAGCGATCTTCTTGATGACTTCCGGCAGGTTGAGTTCCTCAAATGTCGGAACAGTCGTGTTGACCGCTCTGATTGCGATCCCGGGAGTACCTCGCTGACGATACAGGTTGATCCGGAAACGACCCAGCTTGGCCACCGAGAGAGCCAGATCCATCTCGTTTCTCTGTTGGAATCGTCTGTTCTGATCAGGCGTAAGAATCTGATTCAGAATCTCGGTCATCTTCTCCTTCGTCATCGGATCGGTCTCTATCGAAGAGAGCCTGCCATCAAGGCGCATCGTAGGAGAGATCCCGACGCGGATGTGAATATCGGACGCACGCTTAGAGAGCATCTCCACCAGCATCTGGCGCAGATTCATAGACAGCCTCCTTGGAATGACTAGCTTTAACCGAGCGGCTCGACCAAAAAGAGCGTCTGTCCGAATTCGATCGGCTGAGCGTTCTCAACTAAACGCTTGACGATCTTGCCTTCGACTTCCGACTCGATTTCGTTCATCAGCTTCATCGCCTCGACAATGCACACCACCTGGCCGGTCGAAATGACCTGGCCGACTTCGACATAATGTGGCGCTGTCGGCTCTGGTGACGTATAAAACGTACCCACCATCGGCGACTTAATAGCTATATACTTATCGTCGGAATTCGCGGAAGTTTCTGAAGCAGTTTCCTTTGGGGCGTGAACGATTGGAACGGCCTGTGCGGATGGAGCTGGATTGTGCTCGGGCAAATAGATCTCGGTAGGCATCGCTCCATGTTGGCGATAACCGTTGCTGTCATAGCGCTTTGTGATCTTGATCTTACGCCCCCAGCTCGAAAACTCAAGTTGCG
The sequence above is a segment of the Candidatus Zixiibacteriota bacterium genome. Coding sequences within it:
- a CDS encoding PilT/PilU family type 4a pilus ATPase; the protein is MNLRQMLVEMLSKRASDIHIRVGISPTMRLDGRLSSIETDPMTKEKMTEILNQILTPDQNRRFQQRNEMDLALSVAKLGRFRINLYRQRGTPGIAIRAVNTTVPTFEELNLPEVIKKIAEARRGLVIVTGTTGSGKSTTLASMIEHINDTRSENVLTIEDPIEFIFRDNQCIISQREVGGDTPSFASALRHAFRQDPDVIMIGEIRDQDTMATALAAADTGHLVLTTLHTLNAVETISRIISFFPPHQHQQIRLLLAGTLQSVICQRLLGRSDGPGRLPAVEVLIGTASVREYIADATKTPLLPELIESGMIQYGMQTFDQSIMNAYRQGVISYEDAMLHATNPDDFDLRLKGITGSSDRGWTEYDEVQRSGQRK
- the accB gene encoding acetyl-CoA carboxylase biotin carboxyl carrier protein, whose protein sequence is MFDKMIRKLVKLVEESDIAQLEFSSWGRKIKITKRYDSNGYRQHGAMPTEIYLPEHNPAPSAQAVPIVHAPKETASETSANSDDKYIAIKSPMVGTFYTSPEPTAPHYVEVGQVISTGQVVCIVEAMKLMNEIESEVEGKIVKRLVENAQPIEFGQTLFLVEPLG